From a single Streptomyces sp. NBC_01264 genomic region:
- a CDS encoding serine hydrolase domain-containing protein yields MSQAHTARDWITANLADLIALHDVPGAQVAVLVDGEVVDVAAGVVNKATGVPATDKAVFQIGSITKVWTATLVQQLVNEGLLDLDRPVREYLPEFAADDDEGASAAITTRQLLSHTCGLEGDRFTDTGTNDDAIERYVGTLADAVQLFPPGERFSYCNSGFVLLGRIVEVLRREPYNAALRRHLIAPLGLSHVSTHAGEAVLQLAAIGHIGPDVRPAPVYGLPASAAPAGATLAMSARSLLGFVRMHLTDPAFDAMREPQVPVPGLAALGDHWGLGWMLWECPGGSVIGHDGGTIGQYAFLRIVPAAGVAVVVLTNGGNAPALFRAVGGHLLRELAGVQLPEPPRVPSEPAPIDARRAAGSYRDALVDLDLAVHDDGSASLTTTPRTAESRLLFGDGRTARLVRLDEDRLIAVEERAGRHEVYALAGADSEGRALYLHSGRAALRTGA; encoded by the coding sequence GTGTCGCAAGCCCACACAGCGAGGGACTGGATCACAGCGAACCTCGCGGATCTGATCGCACTGCACGACGTACCCGGCGCCCAGGTCGCCGTACTGGTGGACGGCGAGGTCGTCGATGTGGCGGCCGGTGTGGTGAACAAGGCCACCGGGGTCCCCGCGACCGACAAGGCGGTCTTCCAGATCGGATCGATCACCAAGGTCTGGACGGCCACTTTGGTGCAGCAGCTGGTGAACGAAGGGCTCCTCGATCTGGACCGGCCCGTACGGGAGTACCTGCCGGAGTTCGCGGCCGACGACGACGAAGGCGCCTCCGCCGCCATCACCACCCGGCAGCTGCTGTCCCATACCTGCGGCCTCGAAGGCGACCGCTTCACCGACACCGGGACGAACGACGACGCGATCGAGCGCTACGTCGGCACGCTGGCCGACGCCGTCCAGCTGTTCCCTCCCGGCGAGCGGTTCTCGTACTGCAACAGCGGCTTCGTCCTGCTCGGCAGGATCGTCGAAGTCCTGCGCCGCGAGCCCTACAACGCCGCGCTGCGCCGCCACTTGATCGCGCCGCTCGGCCTCTCCCATGTCTCCACGCACGCCGGTGAGGCCGTCCTGCAGCTCGCCGCCATCGGCCACATCGGGCCGGACGTCCGTCCCGCCCCCGTATACGGGCTCCCGGCTTCCGCCGCGCCCGCCGGTGCCACGCTGGCGATGTCGGCGCGCAGCTTGCTCGGGTTCGTACGGATGCACCTGACCGACCCGGCCTTCGACGCCATGCGCGAGCCCCAGGTGCCCGTACCGGGGCTGGCGGCTCTGGGCGACCACTGGGGACTGGGGTGGATGCTCTGGGAGTGCCCCGGCGGTTCGGTCATTGGGCACGACGGCGGGACGATCGGGCAGTACGCCTTCCTGCGGATCGTCCCGGCGGCCGGCGTGGCCGTCGTGGTGCTCACCAACGGCGGCAACGCCCCCGCCCTCTTCCGGGCGGTGGGAGGCCACCTGCTGCGCGAACTCGCCGGTGTGCAGCTGCCCGAGCCGCCCCGGGTCCCCTCCGAACCGGCACCGATCGATGCACGTCGCGCCGCCGGCTCCTACCGCGACGCACTGGTCGACCTCGATCTCGCCGTGCACGACGACGGCTCCGCCTCACTCACCACCACCCCGCGGACGGCCGAGTCCCGGCTGCTCTTCGGCGACGGCCGGACAGCCCGTTTGGTCCGGCTGGACGAGGACCGTCTGATCGCGGTCGAGGAGCGCGCGGGCCGCCACGAGGTCTACGCACTGGCCGGCGCCGACTCCGAAGGACGGGCGCTCTACCTGCACAGCGGACGCGCCGCGCTGCGGACCGGGGCGTGA
- a CDS encoding alpha-hydroxy acid oxidase: MPAPQTYPPPAGHAAAPAPPVRRRLPHWSDIAPLLNPRLPEVNPTRRRLGRAYTLADLRTIARQRTPRSVFDYVDGAAEEEVSLRKARNAFLALEFRPRVLRDVSEVTTGRRILGTASALPLVLAPTGFTRMMHHAGESAVVRAAARAGVPYTLSTMGTTSIEEVTAAAPEARRWFQLYLWRDRAASRDLIERARAAGYDTLVLTVDTPVAGSRLRDVRNGMTVPPMLGVRTLADMARHPAWWINLLATGPLEFASLRNWKGTVADLVNHMFHPSVTMDDLDWLRSQWDGKLVVKGIQHVDDARAVVDAGADGIVVSHHGGRQLDQAPLPLTLLPACVAAVGDEAEVFLDSGVLRGSDVVAAVALGATAVLVGRAYLYGLMAGGERGVDRALEILAAETRRSLCLLGAPSPDHLVPAHVSLGPRHHLRCGTHQ; this comes from the coding sequence GTGCCCGCACCCCAGACGTACCCGCCCCCGGCCGGCCACGCCGCCGCCCCCGCGCCGCCCGTCCGCCGGCGCCTGCCGCACTGGTCCGACATCGCCCCGCTGCTCAACCCGCGCCTGCCCGAGGTCAATCCGACGCGCCGGCGACTGGGCCGGGCATACACCCTCGCGGACCTGCGGACCATCGCCCGGCAGCGGACACCGCGCTCGGTGTTCGACTACGTCGACGGAGCCGCCGAGGAGGAGGTGTCGCTCAGGAAGGCGCGGAACGCCTTCCTGGCGCTCGAGTTCCGCCCCCGGGTGCTGCGCGACGTGTCCGAGGTGACCACCGGCCGGCGGATCCTCGGCACGGCCTCGGCCCTGCCCTTGGTGCTCGCGCCCACCGGCTTCACCCGGATGATGCACCACGCGGGCGAGTCCGCGGTCGTCCGGGCCGCCGCTCGGGCCGGAGTTCCGTACACGCTGTCCACGATGGGGACCACCTCGATCGAGGAAGTGACGGCCGCCGCGCCGGAGGCACGGCGCTGGTTCCAGCTCTACCTGTGGCGTGACCGGGCCGCCAGCCGGGATCTGATCGAACGCGCCCGCGCGGCCGGGTACGACACGCTGGTGCTCACCGTCGACACCCCGGTGGCCGGATCGCGGCTTCGGGACGTTCGCAACGGCATGACCGTTCCGCCGATGCTCGGCGTGCGCACCCTGGCCGACATGGCCCGTCACCCGGCGTGGTGGATCAACCTGCTCGCCACCGGGCCCCTCGAATTCGCCTCCCTGCGGAACTGGAAGGGCACCGTCGCCGACCTCGTCAACCACATGTTCCACCCTTCGGTGACGATGGACGACCTGGACTGGCTGCGCTCGCAGTGGGACGGAAAGCTGGTGGTGAAGGGGATCCAGCACGTCGACGACGCCCGCGCGGTGGTCGACGCGGGCGCGGACGGCATCGTCGTCTCCCATCACGGCGGCCGCCAGCTCGACCAGGCCCCGCTCCCCCTCACCCTGCTTCCCGCGTGCGTCGCCGCCGTCGGGGACGAGGCCGAGGTCTTCCTCGACTCCGGGGTGCTGCGCGGATCGGACGTCGTCGCCGCGGTGGCCCTGGGCGCCACGGCAGTGCTCGTGGGCCGCGCCTACCTCTACGGGCTCATGGCAGGCGGCGAACGCGGCGTGGACCGCGCGCTGGAGATCCTCGCCGCCGAGACCCGGCGGAGCCTCTGCCTGCTCGGTGCCCCGTCACCGGACCACCTCGTGCCCGCACACGTTTCGCTCGGACCCCGCCACCACCTCCGGTGCGGCACGCACCAGTAA